Proteins from a genomic interval of Rhizoctonia solani chromosome 12, complete sequence:
- a CDS encoding WD40 domain-containing protein → MWNPSSSLADDTPSAHSLSPSPTNESSYQDIYDDPRPTVPRQPTMLSHRPRLRSRPSPTCLPALTSARVSPTAITFSNQRVQLPRHNPRPPFLVKPTMLSHRPRLRSRPSPTCLPALTSARDTLRILRIEDPEPPQPTNYVNYSGDGTNSPTVRTSRTYASAAASTDANEAGLTTSRFSQKSRRSAKVCPRFFGPNESSAIVDVEWSHQSMFSPSSNIIITAFGAGELVSWDLNRLQEPNSVGPSVPMYRMTLMEADRTAPGAHIRSINCIRISPSIGLAVVSHFAQDLRSFKPVVQIAHHGMAVRALAFSPGTESAQALVGLETGQLLRYDFRSPKTALDRLPVAHSSAILSIDWQSIGSGGTAGWAATGGWTRLSR, encoded by the exons ATGTGGAATCCCAG CTCTTCCCTGGCAGACGACACTCCCTCGGCCCACAGCCTATCACCTTCTCCAACCAACGAGTCCAGCTACCAAGACATATACGACGATCCCCGACCCACCGTTCCTCGTCAACCAACTATGCTCAGTCACCGTCCGAGACTCCGGTCCCGACCCTCCCCGACATGTCTGCCCGCGCTAACATCGGCTCGCGTTTCGCCCACAGCCATCACCTTCTCCAACCAACGAGTCCAGCTACCAAGACATAATCCCCGACCCCCGTTCCTCGTCAAACCAACTATGCTCAGTCACCGTCCGAGACTCCGGTCCCGACCCTCCCCGACATGTCTGCCCGCGCTAACATCGGCTCGC GACACTCTGCGTATCCTTCGCATTGAAGATCCAGAGCCTCCTCAGCCCACAAATTACGTCAATTACTCTGGTGATGGGACCAATAGCCCTACTGTACGCACATCGCGTACTTATGCCTCGGCTGCCGCTTCTACCGACGCAAACGAAGCCGGGCTGACCACTTCCAGATTCTCTCAAAAGAGTCGACGATCGGCCAAAGTTTGTCCTCGATTCTTTGGTCCGAACGAGAGT AGTGCTATCGTTGACGTCGAGTGGTCTCATCAAAGTATGTTTAGTCCATCCTC CAATATTATCATCACCGCTTTTGGAGCCGGCGAGCTAGTTAGCTGGGATCTGAACAGGCTTCAGGAGCCAAATTCGGTAGGGCCCAGTGTACCAATGTACCGAATGACACTTATGGAAGCAGATAGGACCGCCCCGGGTGCGCATATTCGATCCATCAACTGCATACGTATAAGTCCGAGTATTGG TCTTGCCGTCGTTTCTCACTTTGCTCAGGACCTACGGAGCTTCAAACCGGTCGTGCAAATCGCCCATCACGGAATGGCAGTTCGGGCGTTGGCGTTTAGCCCTGGTACGGAAAGCGCCCAGGCACTGGTCGGACTAGAGACGGGACAGCTTTTGCGCTATGACTTTCGTTCG CCCAAGACTGCCTTGGATCGGCTTCCCGTTGCACATAGCTCTGCTATCCTGAGTATTGATTGGCAGTCCATTGGGAGTGGCGGTACTGCTGGATGGGCCGCAACTGGAGGATGGACAAGACTGTCAAGGTAA
- a CDS encoding pentatricopeptide repeat-containing protein 5, mitochondrial, which yields MDPLDHNHLVTFLSEALLLIPHGPYKTLQIHSAPFSIKNPPVRSALLHKPYIDLSEAIVTYRTANIDPLDLTLTRNGIEKTIIRLAGDSHIQNDPFAYLSGLLQTLTSAKYPTPEDLELALRVYAEMRPSFGRKPTRDDTLCLARARAMLRQPVEALEIVTTLAPPPEPDSDVWPLIACAIVLVSEDRGRNSADEVRALIQKMADIGVERLLEPESVGKEPRVWSTALEVLLNSDNQELRKEVAEKLEKIVGTQNITDTHVWASLMVYVGRVESQKDKNAPYEVLRAFDAAGDCRIPKLENEIGVPADDLAWGVIVDAAIERIGEQVGPETEDTGIVGVWTAASESGVNLTSTVLDRVVAREDIPIIDRLWAYKVVHAAWPVDKEKDRPEGEEGTNIDKWMRREDAITVPGPTVRTYSALLRALASRKGNELNRISASTAAVELLTDMRQRGIKFPQIAQAPTTPRSGNAIRQTAAPAPLSALASLTILLMQNAPSHEAAFKTYAYACVIDPNSGSFGEREYRAILKAFAGLKIPRDVDELLRQGGEELRYMRLLLRHYYEIMRDMQRAGYVIQPAEYSTVLRAYANSSLDPPGEFEPTSSLLNSLMLAYGRVSALDSVLAIWERIRDRGWDNASASIVIDALGRSGRSNLQRARMIWDTLRRRHGSKLTVNNYTAWVETLCRLGEFSEAERVVFIDMRGNIKPDEKTLRTLVSFAWRTGRQAKVLEDIATLSSVTTRRSSGLCVIYLLLVYILVRLSAASVMDPYAGASTGSLFAPLPKAYPSTRLSPSILTHRQGSNSPMPARPDSLDDPFFTPNSMIQSAPIPHTSVPFAPTELAVLQRWSQVYHSHRARCPVGPPPGMPAAVYEIFERLGGAAPFAGQQVVTSTTVADFSQDPASATSSQNTSTTVDEAEPFRPEAWSSGTAIDSQPTPGLYRSPEGDAASIPSSSPTNTIRSTGSARPAHVFGAGAGMRVGSSPSYGALDQHMRALELKRGMKKNAAPMRAASGSRPSSSVRSSPLVGMKSSTPSRQSSPLVGLSGADGQPAFEPMGFQTFGTQLAVQQATVYGSADAQQQSFSFAAGYDADQSYTEAPSTILDAQGKAEEEGDSTAQQQSCTGEGGGRGREIDHCWAVIGCGDDLLPIPPNLSTAAVSAGSEGGNIAPAKEKAKSRATVAASDRTTQIR from the exons ATGGACCCTCTCGATCACAATCACTTGGTCACATTTCTATCCGAAGCACTGCTATTGATCCCTCACGGGCCTTACAAGACACTGCAGATACACTCCGCGCCCTTCTCGATAAAAAATCCCCCCGTCCGATCGGCACTTCTTCACAAGCCGTACATAGATCTTTCCGAAGCCATTGTGACATACCGAACCGCCAATATCGATCCCCTGGATTTAACATTAACCAGAAATGGCATAGAAAAAACTATTATTCGTCTAGCAGGAGATTCACACATACAAAACGATCCATTCGCATATCTTTCCGGTCTACTTCAAACGCTTACTTCAGCAAAGTATCCTACACCCGAAGATTTGGAATTGGCCTTGCGCGTATATGCAGAAATGCGACCTTCGTTTGGGCGTAAACCGACACGGGACGATACCCTCTGTCTAGCTCGCGCCCGGGCGATGCTTAGACAGCCAGTGGAGGCACTCGAGATCGTCACCACCCTGGCACCTCCACCAGAGCCCGATTCGGATGTATGGCCCTTGATCGCATGCGCTATTGTTCTTGTGAGCGAAGATCGGGGAAGAAATTCAGCAGACGAGGTTCGAGCATTGATCCAGAAGATGGCAGACATAGGCGTCGAACGCCTCCTGGAGCCTG AGTCAGTGGGCAAGGAGCCACGCGTTTGGTCAACCGCCCTCGAGGTCCTATTGAATTCCGATAACCAGGAGCTGAGAAAGGAGGTAGCGGAGAAGCTTGAAAAGATTGTAGGGACCCAAAACATAACAGATACTCATGTCTGGGCCTCTCTTATGGTTTATGTCGGACGAGTGGAGAGCCAGAAAGACAAGAATGCGCCGTATGAGGTGTTGAGAGCGTTCGATGCAGCTGGCGATTGCCGGATTCC AAAGCTAGAAAACGAAATAGGAGTACCAGCTGATGATCTCGCGTGGGGCGTAATCGTCGACGCTGCCATTGAGCGAATCGGAGAACAAGTCGGGCCTGAAACAGAAGACACGGGTATTGTAGGAGTTTGGACAGCCGCTTCCGAGAGTGGGGTCAACCTGACAAGCACGGTGCTTGACCGGGTGGTTGCGAGGGAGGACATACCAATCATCGATCGTTTATGGGCATACAAGGTAGTACATGCTGCGTGGCCCGTCGATAAAGAGAAGGACAGACCTGAAGGCGAAGAAGGGACCAATATCGACAAATGGATGCGGAGAGAGGACGCTATCACTGTCCCTGGGCCGACGGTCAGGACATACTCTGCTTTGTTGAGAGCTCTAGCCTCGCGGAAGG GGAACGAATTAAACAGGATAAGCGCATCTACTGCAGCAGTTGAGCTTCTTACCGATATGCGCCAACGAGGCATCAAATTCCCTCAGATCGCTCAAGCACCGACAACTCCTCGGTCTGGCAATGCTATTCGACAAACGGCAGCCCCTGCTCCTCTTTCTGCACTCGCGTCTCTTACGATACTTTTGATGCAAAATGCACCCTCTCATGAAGCGGCTTTCAAGACATACGCTTATGCGTGCGTCATTGATCCCAACTCGGGTTCATTTGGAGAACGGGAGTACCGCGCCATCTTAAAAGCCTTTGCAGGGTTGAAGATTCCACGAGATGTAGATGAGCTTCTCCGACAGGGA GGCGAAGAACTGAGGTATATGCGCCTCCTCCTGCGGCACTATTACGAAATCATGCGAGATATGCAACGCGCGGGATATGtcatccagccagctgaaTATTCGACTGTTCTTCGGGCGTATGCGAACTCTTCTCTCGATCCTCCAGGCGAATTCGAACCAACCTCGA GTCTATTAAACTCGTTGATGCTCGCATATGGTCGTGTAAGTGCACTCGACAGCGTCCTCGCAATCTGGGAACGAATCCGCGATCGAGGATGGGACAACGCATCTGCTTCGATCGTCATTGATGCCCTGGGTCGATCTGGACGCTCAAACCTTCAAAGGGCACGAATGATATGGGACACGCTTCGACGAAGACATGGTTCCAAACTTACAGTCAACAACTACACCGCATGGGTCGAGACACTCTGTCGTTTGGGCGAGTTTTCAGAAGCGGAACGAGTGGTGTTTATTGATATGAGGGGGAACATCAAGCCGGATGAGAAGACTTTAAGGACATTGGTATCATTTGCTTGGAGGACTGGGAGGCAGGCAAAGGTTTTGGAGGAC ATTGCCACTTTGTCCTCGGTCACCACGAGGCGGTCTTCTGGATTGTGTGTGATCTACTTGCTCCTCG TATATATTCTTGTTAGACTAAGTGCAGCGTCTGTGATGGACCCATACGCAGGCGCCTCGACCGGGTCACTATTCGCTCCGTTACCCAAAGCATATCCGTCTACGCGCCTCTCGCCCTCTATACTTACCCACCGCCAGGGCTCTAATTCGCCAATGCCTGCTCGCCCAGACTCTCTCGACGATCCGTTTTTCACCCCGAACTCAATGATCCAGTCGGCGCCTATCCCCCACACATCAGTCCCATTTGCTCCCACCGAGCTTGCCGTTCTCCAGCGCTGGAGCCAAGTATATCATTCTCATCGAGCACGCTGCCCTGTTGGTCCTCCACCCGGCATGCCGGCCGCTGTCTACGAGATTTTCGAGCGCTTGGGCGGCGCTGCTCCGTTTGCTGGACAACAAGTCGTTACCTCTACTACTGTCGCCGATTTTTCCCAAGATCCTGCCAGCGCAACTAGCTCACAAAATACGTCCACAACCGTCGACGAGGCCGAACCGTTCCGGCCTGAAGCCTGGTCCTCGGGCACCGCGATCGATTCGCAGCCTACCCCCGGACTTTACCGATCTCCAGAGGGCGATGCGGCCAGCATaccttcctcttctcctaCGAATACCATTCGATCCACCGGTAGCGCTCGTCCTGCCCATGTTTTTGGCGCTGGAGCCGGTATGAGGGTCGGCAGTTCTCCGTCGTATGGCGCTTTGGACCAGCACATGCGCGCACTTGAGCTCAAGCGGGGAATGAAAAAGAATGC CGCGCCTATGCGCGCGGCGAGCGGAAGCAGACCTTCCAGCAGCGTTCGATCAAGTCCCTTGGTTGGAATGAAAAGTTCTACCCCCTCGAGACAGTCTTCGCCCTTGGTCGGCCTGTCGGGTGCAGATGGACAACCGGCATTTGAGCCCATGGGATTTCAGACGTTTGGAACCCAACTGGCGGTCCAGCAGGCAACCGTCTATGGTTCTGCTGATGCCCAACAACAGTCGTTTAGTTTCGCGGCAGGTTATGATGCTGATCAATCGTATACGGAGGCACCAAGCACGATTTTAGATGCACAGGGGAAGGCGGAGGAAGAGGGCGACAG TACTGCCCAACAACAGTC ATGCACAGGGGAAGGCGGAGGAAGAGGGCGAGAGATCGATCACTGCTGGGCCGTTATTGGCTGCGGCGACGACCTACTTCCAATCCCTCCAAATCTTAGTACTGCGGCAGTGTCTGCCGGTTCTGAGGGTGGAAATATTGCTCCTGCCAAAGAAAAAGCCAAATCTCGAGCGACGGTTGCCGCCTCGGATCGCACGACCCAAATACGTTAA
- a CDS encoding WD40 domain-containing protein — MATLPIHTLHTTHPVKQAAWRPGYETEIAVVHLTPGISSKAGVLGSTTSLVGIDMSLQIHAHGAKTPMLSSSPASHFIAKGPSHRQRALSLGNTHNLGFYDNLLQLGTVGHSSQPTAYDGDADRIEIWDVRRNWVAKYVLGDSVADGPLQNSFGPTGFEVCRTRIYIMGRVHQWNVFPTRYAQRLPAA; from the coding sequence ATGGCTACCCTACCAATCCATACCTTACACACAACCCATCCAGTCAAGCAAGCGGCTTGGAGACCTGGGTATGAGACTGAAATAGCTGTGGTTCACCTAACTCCTGGAATATCCTCAAAAGCTGGCGTACTGGGTAGCACGACTTCGCTTGTTGGAATCGACATGAGCCTACAGATTCATGCACATGGCGCTAAAACTCCGATGCTTTCTTCATCTCCTGCGTCCCATTTTATCGCCAAGGGACCTTCCCATCGTCAACGAGCCTTGTCTCTCGGAAACACTCATAACCTCGGCTTCTATGATAATCTCCTGCAACTCGGCACGGTTGGACACAGCTCGCAGCCCACGGCATACGACGGCGACGCCGATCGAATCGAAATCTGGGACGTACGTCGCAACTGGGTTGCAAAGTATGTGCTTGGAGACTCGGTAGCCGACGGACCGTTACAGAACTCGTTTGGCCCAACGGGGTTCGAGGTCTGCCGCACCCGGATCTACATTATGGGTCGCGTACACCAGTGGAACGTTTTCCCAACACGATATGCGCAACGTCTTCCGGCCGCTTGA
- a CDS encoding SMP-30/gluconolaconase/LRE-like region protein yields MSDPYAGVETIVLSEPLLKTQCILGEGPCTIRARTLHFLDIIRSKVYNYHLGSKELVVHDYDEVTALAIRADTPGFACAAARGFGLLHPPSTPSEKGHVEYLATPLTAEQEAKTRFNDGHAMPGAVSLLELWRTKTPRGFVVELWNWRRGRSDSNGLGWTLDNKIMYYTNSRHSQILAYDYDIETGNVSDGLCFDTEGGLERTLEGLQAGPLFFRGKTNACSSNPGALNVTACTFGGPNNDRLFVTTASPEASPEANASLSDYPQSGDLFEVELKGRYKGSKWRHEFRA; encoded by the exons ATGTCGGATCCTTATGCAGGCGTTGAAACCATCGTCCTCTCCGAGCCTCTATTAAAGACACAGTGTATCCTAGGCGAGG GTCCCTGTACGATCCGCGCACGGACACTTCATTTCTTGGACATAATCCGCAGCAAGGTTTACAACTATCACTTGGGATCCAAGGAGCTGGTTGTACACGATTACGATGAAGTCACGGCTTTGGCTATTCGAGCAGATACACCTGGA TTTGCATGCGCCGCGGCGAGAGGATTCGGCCTCCTCCATCCTCCCTCAACACCATCTGAAAAGGGCCACGTCGAGTACTTGGCTACGCCTCTAACGGCAGAGCAAGAGGCAAAGACCCGGTTCAACGATGGGCATGCGATGCCAGGGGCCGTTTCTTTGCTGGAACTCTGGCGGACGAAAACGCCAAGGGGGTTCGTTGTGGAGTTATGGAATTGGAGACGAGGGCGTTCG GATTCGAATGGTCTGGGGTGGACCTTGGATAATAAGATTATGTACTATACCAACTCTCGTCATAGTCAGATACTTGCTTATGATTACGATATTGAGACAG GAAATGTATCTG ATGGGCTATGCTTCGATACCGAGGGAGGCCTGGAGCGCACA TTGGAGGGGCTCCAAGCTGGTCCGCTTTTCTTCAGAGGGAAAACCAACGCTTGTAGTTCAAATCCTGGTGCACTCAACGTTACCGCGTGCACATTTGGAG GTCCCAACAACGACCGTTTATTCGTAACGACTGCATCACCCGAAGCGAGTCCCGAGGCCAACGCCTCGCTCTCGGATTATCCCCAGTCTGGAGATTTGTTCGAGGTAGAATTGAAGGGCAGATACAAAGGGAGTAAATGGAGACACGAGTTTCGCGCGTAG
- a CDS encoding WD domain, G-beta repeat protein, translating into MHKRPSKLDNTEHPKLAHATQSPHSSGRRGSTSPTNRGARSCFSVIHIALWNTYPFASFESGQPRTIIWPSSWRFNVNPNPETQISYKSFSSACVTRRTSRGSGNSSLKHVGEGHSMTKVTPPMGISESELEDIVANKPPPPGASGLSLIRNVHASPYWWYRFADEHNLSLMGGGSSDEHLIPTPNRYTTHPPDLEPSPETDSDTNTGPNSTLATWKPDTIPLPRTDSKSSVGTAKPSSLHPGNASPHSVDTARKGAETASTLTGIHRLRRDPIV; encoded by the exons ATGCACAA GCGGCCCTCGAAGCTGGACAATACAGAGCATCCCAAGCTGGCACATGCTACTCAGTCTCCTCACTCCTCTGGTCGTAGAGGGTCCACTTCTCCCACAAATCGAGGCGCACGATCATGCTTCTCGGTTATACACATCGCTCTCTGGAACACATACCCCTTCGCCTCATTCGAATCAGGGCAGCCGCGCACCATCATCTGGCCCAGCTCATGGCGTTTCAACGTAAATCCGAATCCCGAGACGCAAATATCATACAAGTCGTTCTCGTCGGCCTGCGTAACACGGCGTACTTCGCGCGGTAGTGG CAATTCGAGCCTCAAGCACGTCGGGGAGGGGCACTCGATGACGAAAGTGACTCCTCCGATGGGGATATCGGAAAGTGAACTGGAAGATATTGTTGCTAATAAGCCCCCGCCTCCTGGAGCATCGGGACTTTCGCTGATCCGAAACGTACACGCCTCGCCGTATTGGTGGTATCGGTTTG CGGACGAACATAATTTGTCATTGATGGGCGGTGGAAGTTCTGACGAGCATCTCATACCGACACCGAACCGCTACACAACTCACCCACCTGACTTGGAACCTTCACCCGAGACGGATTCGGACACTAATACCGGACCCAATTCGACTCTCGCGACCTGGAAGCCGGACACAATCCCGCTACCGCGCACAGACTCCAAGAGCAGCGTCGGAACCGCAAAACCTTCCTCTCTGCACCCGGGGAATGCATCTCCTCACTCGGTAGACACGGCAAGGAAAGGAGCGGAGACAGCATCAACGCTCACCGGAATTCACCGGTTGCGTCGCGATCCCATAGTTTGA
- a CDS encoding interferon-induced transmembrane domain-containing protein, whose amino-acid sequence MTVTSFPTLFTDEGTCRVYWPLIRTSLDVEAIMTIVIVGRSAVPKGLYVHRILTREKQDDLIDVILINGAGGCAYGAGVEHRYPLTTQSVLFGILVCAYGAGVERRYPLTTHSVLFGILGGAYGAGVEHRYPLTTHSMLFGILGCAYGAGVEHRYPLTTHSMLFGILGCAYGAGVEHQYPLTTHSVLFGILVGAYGAGVEHRYPLTTHSMLFGILGCAYGAGVEHRYPLTTHSMLFRILGCAYGAGVEHRYPLTTHSVLFGILVGAYGAGVEHRYPLTTHSMLFGILGCAYGAGVEHRYPLTTHSMLFRILGCAYGAGVEHRYPLTTHSVLFGILVCAYGADVEHRYPLTTHSMLFGILGCAYGAGVEHRYPLTTHSVLFGILVCAYGADVEHRYPLTTHSVLFGILGCAYGAGVEHRYPLTTHSMLFGILGCAYGAGVEHRYPLTTHSMLFRILGCAYGAGVEHRYPLTTHSVLFGILGSAYGAGVERRYPLNTHSVLFGILVGAYGAGVEHRYPLTTHSMLFGILGCAYGAGVEHRYPLTTHSVLFGILGCAYGAGVEHRYPLTTHSVLFGILAGAYGAGVEHRYPLTTHSMLFGILGGAYGAGVEHRYPLTTHSVLFGILAGAYGAGVEHRYPLTTHCTVQYLSGW is encoded by the exons ATGACTGTAACTTCATTTCCTACATTGTTTACAGATG AAGGTACATGTCGCGTCTACTGGCCTCTTATTCGTACCTCTCTTGACGTAGAAGCCATAATGACAATTGTGATAGTTGGTAGGTCTGCTGTACCCAAGGG GCTGTACGTTCACCGAATCCTGACTAGAGAGAAACAGGATGATCT GATTGATGTGATACTCATCAACGGAGCAGGCG gatgtgcgtatggggctggtgtcgagcatcgATATCCGCTGACCACTCAAtccgtgctgttcggtatcttagtatgtgcgtatggggctggtgtcgagcgTCGGTATCCGCTGACCACTCACtccgtgctgttcggtatcttagggggtgcgtatggggctggtgtcgagcatcgATATCCACTGACCACTCACTCcatgctgttcggtatcttaggctgtgcgtatggggctggtgtcgagcatcgATATCCGCTGACTACTCACTCcatgctgttcggtatcttaggatgtgcgtatggggctggtgtcgagcatcAATATCCGCTGACCACTCACtccgtgctgttcggtatcttagtgggtgcgtatggggctggtgtcgagcatcgATATCCGCTGACCACTCACTCcatgctgttcggtatcttaggctgtgcgtatggggctggtgttgAGCATCGATATCCGCTGACCACTCACTCCATGCTGTTCCGTATCTTAGgctgtgcgtatggggctggtgtcgagcatcgATATCCGCTGACTACTCACtccgtgctgttcggtatcttagtgggtgcgtatggggctggtgtcgagcatcgATATCCGCTGACCACTCACTCcatgctgttcggtatcttaggctgtgcgtatggggctggtgtcgagcatcgATATCCGCTGACCACTCACTCCATGCTGTTCCGTATCTTAGgctgtgcgtatggggctggtgtcgagcatcgATATCCGCTGACTACTCACtccgtgctgttcggtatcttagtatgtgcgtatggggctgatGTCGAGCATCGATATCCGCTGACCACTCACTCcatgctgttcggtatcttaggctgtgcgtatggggctggtgtcgagcatcgATATCCGCTGACTACTCACtccgtgctgttcggtatcttagtatgtgcgtatggggctgatGTCGAGCATCGATATCCGCTGACCACTCACtccgtgctgttcggtatcttaggatgtgcgtatggggctggtgtcgagcatcgATATCCGCTGACCACTCACTCcatgctgttcggtatcttaggctgtgcgtatggggctggtgttgAGCATCGATATCCGCTGACCACTCACTCCATGCTGTTCCGTATCTTaggatgtgcgtatggggctggtgtcgagcatcgATATCCGCTGACTACTCACtccgtgctgttcggtatcttaggaagtgcgtatggggctggtgtcgagcgTCGGTATCCGCTGAACACTCACtccgtgctgttcggtatcttagtgggtgcgtatggggctggtgtcgagcatcgATATCCGCTGACTACTCACTCcatgctgttcggtatcttaggctgtgcgtatggggctggtgtcgagcatcgATATCCGCTGACCACTCACtccgtgctgttcggtatcttaggctgtgcgtatggggctggtgtcgagcatcgATATCCGCTGACCACTCACtccgtgctgttcggtatcttagCGGGTGCGTacggggctggtgtcgagcatcgATATCCGCTGACCACTCACTCcatgctgttcggtatcttagggggtgcgtatggggctggtgtcgagcatcgATATCCGCTGACCACTCACtccgtgctgttcggtatcttagCGGGTGCGTacggggctggtgtcgagcatcgGTAtccactgaccacacactgtacCGTCCAATACCTTAGTGG ATGGTGA
- a CDS encoding Peptidase family M28 protein, which translates to MDDHVSRSQNTLSQADQMLQPTDDPWQTVGMRFPELGVGGHEAGSLERGLRALVYSSASRMKSFATTAAILSLCSKHVLALPGRSYQSKELASKSYQDSITIEGLLTHAKKWQEFASSANGSRSFESEGYKLSANYVYDLAKQSGYKVTRQTVEFPRSKIHSQELKINDQVFGPGEVLALTYSPSTPKEGITAGLALVLDEPDTFLGSGCHRDDYDGLDVRRAIVFMSANGCSLANKVAVAKRARALGVVIYNDIPGQGPFQGQISPNASESLPTVMIGFDAAQSFVKKLRASEFPDRTPWGDQNNVIHIGANLDSSTASPGVNDNGSGSAAIAELLVQLAKFKPSKNAVRFSWWTNGKTGSIGSEHYVKSLSKAEKKKTALYIDVNTIASPNYIYGIYDGCNASEYNTVTPPPGSSALQKLFQEDFESKALPWTNFAFNTSSDYNAFLKAGIPVGGLSTGTTGFKSEVQVAKFGGQFDVVLTNASNGLVSDNIDNLSKDALLVNARSIAHVIATTAQSTNGIDAEKAAHSKKVETQV; encoded by the exons ATGGATGACCATGTCTCCAGAAG CCAAAACACTCTGTCTCAGGCTGATCAGATGCTTCAGCCAACCGATGATCCTTGGCAAACCGTCGGGATGAGATTCCCTGAATTGGGCGTAGGCGGACATGAGGCGGGGAGTCTTG AACGCGGTCTCCGTGCTCTAGTATACTCATCAGCTTCGAGGATGAAATCATTTGCAACCACTGCAGCCATCTTGAGTCTCTGCTCGAAACACGTCCTCGCTCTACCTGGTCGGTCCTACCAGTCAAAGGAACTTGCGTCCAAGAGTTATCAGGACTCGATTACGATCGAAGGGTTGTTGACACATGCGAAAAAGTGGCAAGAATTTGCGAGCAGCGCAAACGGGTCGAGGAGCTTCGAGTCCGAG GGGTACAAGCTTTCTGCCAACTATGTGTACGATCTTGCTAAGCAGTCGGGATACAAAGTTACTCGCCAGACGGTCGAGTTCCCTCGATCCAAGATCCACTCTCAGGAATTGAAGATAAATGACCAAGTGTTCGGTCCGGGGGAGGTCCTTGCACTTACT TACAGTCCTTCTACTCCCAAAGAGGGTATTACGGCCGGCTTGGCGCTTGTTCTTGATGAGCCAGATACATTTCTCGGTAGTGGATGCCACAGAGATGATTACGATGGCTTAGATGTTCGAAGAGCG ATCGTGTTCATGTCAGCTAATGGGTGTTCGTTAGCGAACAAGGTAGCTGTGGCTAAGAGAGCAAGGGCACTCGGAGTAGTCATATATAATGACATCCCAGGCCAGGGACCGTTCCAAGGTCAGATCTCGCCCAATGCGAGCGAGAGCCTGCCGACAGTAATGATCGGTTTCGATGCCGCCCAATCGTTCGTTAAGAAACTTCGGGCATCCGAGTTTCCTGATCGA ACCCC ATGGGGCGATCAAAACAATGTAATTCATATTGGAGCCAATCTGGACTCTTCTACCGCCAGCCCAGGTGTCAATGACAATGGGTCTGGAAGCGCTGCCATCGCCGAGTTGCTTGTGCAACTTGCCAAGTTCAAACCTAGCAAAAATGCTGTGCGGTTCTCGTGGTGGACAAATGGAA AAACTGGTTCAAT TGGATCTGAGCACTATGTCAAGTCGCTCTCGAAAGCCGAAAAGAAGAAAACTGCATTGTATATCGAT GTAAACACAATTGCATCCCCTAACTACATATACGGTATCTATGATGGTTGTAACGCTTCGGAGTACAAcactgtcacccctcctccTGGCTCGTCTGCACTCCAAAAGTTATTCCAGGAAGACTTCGAATCAAAGGCTCTCCCTTGGACAAACTTTGCATTTAATACGAGCTCCGACTATAATGCATTTTTGAAAGCCGGTATTCCTGTTG GTGGTCTGTCGACCGGTACTACCGGCTTCAAGTCCGAGGTTCAAGTGGCCAAATTCGGTGGTCAATTCGACGTTGTTT TGACAAATGCTTCGAACGGGCTTGTAA GCGATAATATCGACAATTTGTCCAAGGATGCATTACTAGTGAATGCTCGTTCCATTGCACATGTCATCGCCACCACCGCTCAGTCTACCAATGGGATCGATGCTGAAAAGGCGGCCCACAGTAAGAAGGTGGAGACACAAGTTTAG